The following proteins are co-located in the Actinomycetota bacterium genome:
- a CDS encoding (2Fe-2S)-binding protein → MVAGEEVTIFVDGRRVTARAGEPVAAALYAAGIRTTRFSRRRGEARGPFCMVGRCTECVMTVDGVENVRTCTTPVRDGMRVETPGGRRHGPSGA, encoded by the coding sequence ATGGTCGCGGGGGAGGAGGTGACCATCTTCGTGGACGGCAGGAGGGTCACCGCGCGGGCGGGGGAACCCGTGGCCGCGGCCCTTTACGCCGCGGGCATAAGGACAACGCGCTTTTCGCGCCGAAGAGGCGAGGCAAGGGGGCCTTTCTGCATGGTCGGCCGCTGCACGGAGTGCGTGATGACCGTGGACGGGGTGGAGAACGTGCGTACCTGCACGACGCCGGTGCGCGACGGCATGAGGGTGGAGACGCCGGGAGGTCGCAGGCATGGCCCTTCCGGTGCATGA
- a CDS encoding FAD-dependent oxidoreductase, giving the protein MVVVGAGPAGLCAALEAAQAGVRALVLDENERGGGQLHKQIHRFFGSRHHGAGKRGFEIARELMEDCARAGVEVRLSSAVLGCFRTGELLVDGPQGVYVLRPRATVIATGASEKSFPFPGWTLPGVMGAGAAQTLVNLHGVLPGRRVLMVGAGNVGLIVAYQLLQAGAEVVGVVEAEGEVSGYEVHLQRVRREGVPVYLRHRLLAAEGGEGVEAALVESLDDGGVKRFRVDALCLAVGLAPQAELAAMRGCRISYAGELGGFLPWHDRDMRTSAPGVYVAGDAAGVEEASVAMDEGRLAAVSAAEDLGVLDAAEAAAIKSALLARLEGLRGGPSARSKRAAKARLCSG; this is encoded by the coding sequence ATGGTGGTCGTGGGAGCCGGGCCGGCCGGCCTCTGCGCCGCCCTGGAGGCGGCACAGGCGGGCGTGCGGGCGCTGGTGCTGGACGAGAACGAACGCGGCGGCGGGCAGCTCCACAAGCAGATCCACCGCTTTTTCGGTTCCCGCCATCACGGTGCGGGAAAGCGCGGCTTCGAGATAGCGCGCGAGCTGATGGAGGACTGCGCGAGGGCCGGGGTGGAGGTCAGGCTTTCCTCGGCGGTGCTCGGCTGCTTTCGCACGGGAGAGCTGCTGGTGGACGGGCCGCAGGGGGTTTACGTACTGAGGCCGCGGGCCACCGTTATCGCGACCGGCGCCTCCGAGAAGAGCTTTCCCTTCCCGGGATGGACGCTGCCGGGCGTGATGGGGGCGGGGGCCGCGCAGACCCTGGTAAACCTGCACGGCGTGTTGCCGGGAAGAAGGGTCCTCATGGTGGGGGCGGGGAACGTCGGCCTTATCGTGGCCTACCAGTTGCTCCAGGCGGGAGCGGAGGTGGTGGGTGTTGTTGAGGCGGAGGGGGAGGTCTCCGGTTACGAGGTGCACCTGCAGCGCGTGCGGCGGGAGGGGGTGCCCGTCTACCTGCGCCACCGCCTCCTGGCGGCGGAGGGCGGCGAGGGAGTCGAGGCGGCGCTGGTGGAATCCCTGGACGACGGGGGCGTGAAGCGCTTTCGCGTTGACGCCCTCTGCCTCGCGGTGGGCCTCGCCCCACAGGCGGAACTGGCGGCCATGCGCGGGTGTCGCATCTCCTACGCCGGCGAGCTGGGCGGTTTCCTGCCCTGGCATGACCGGGACATGCGCACCAGCGCGCCGGGGGTTTACGTGGCCGGGGACGCCGCGGGGGTGGAGGAGGCCTCCGTGGCCATGGACGAAGGCAGGCTCGCCGCCGTCTCGGCGGCGGAGGACCTCGGCGTCCTGGATGCAGCGGAGGCAGCGGCGATAAAGAGCGCCCTGCTCGCGCGACTGGAGGGCTTGCGCGGGGGGCCCTCCGCCCGCAGCAAGAGGGCGGCGAAGGCCAGGTTATGCTCCGGCTGA
- a CDS encoding (2Fe-2S)-binding protein: MLRLRKTGTVDMGRSSGKGKGADGGRPREGGESLAGGHGDWARAWEVSRRKAVAVIDCRQEIPCNPCETACSKGAIRVGEDICALPVSDPEACDGCGRCVAVCPGMAVFLLDRRAGGGMAAVTVPYEMGEEPRAGEEARAVDGEGKELGKGKILKVTAAGGTAATKLVTLEVPEEWALKVRGVRLREIFIEEAEEVEGYRGAGDCIVCRCEEIVRSEVEETAGHGFRSLAALRRASRVGLGYCQGRFCLEPLRRELAEKSGRTVEELGFGSPRPPLRPVRLSRLGGGDVRDT, encoded by the coding sequence ATGCTCCGGCTGAGGAAGACCGGGACGGTGGACATGGGAAGGTCGAGCGGGAAGGGAAAGGGTGCGGACGGCGGAAGGCCCCGGGAGGGCGGGGAGAGCCTTGCGGGCGGCCACGGGGACTGGGCGAGGGCCTGGGAGGTCTCGCGGCGCAAGGCGGTGGCCGTGATCGACTGCCGCCAGGAGATCCCCTGCAACCCCTGCGAGACCGCATGCAGCAAGGGGGCCATCAGGGTGGGGGAGGACATCTGTGCACTACCAGTGAGCGACCCGGAGGCCTGTGACGGTTGCGGGCGCTGCGTCGCTGTATGCCCCGGGATGGCCGTGTTTCTGCTCGACCGTCGTGCCGGCGGGGGGATGGCGGCAGTGACCGTGCCTTACGAGATGGGAGAGGAGCCGCGAGCCGGAGAGGAGGCCCGGGCGGTGGACGGGGAGGGAAAGGAGCTGGGGAAGGGGAAGATATTGAAGGTGACGGCGGCGGGAGGAACGGCGGCAACCAAGCTGGTGACGCTCGAGGTCCCGGAAGAGTGGGCCCTAAAGGTAAGGGGAGTGAGGCTCCGAGAAATCTTCATAGAAGAAGCCGAGGAGGTGGAGGGTTACCGCGGCGCCGGGGATTGCATAGTGTGCCGCTGCGAGGAGATAGTCCGCTCCGAAGTAGAGGAGACGGCTGGTCACGGATTTCGTTCCCTCGCCGCGCTGCGCAGGGCGTCACGCGTAGGGCTCGGTTACTGCCAGGGGAGGTTCTGCCTGGAGCCGCTGCGCCGGGAGCTGGCGGAAAAGAGCGGGCGCACGGTGGAAGAGCTGGGTTTCGGAAGCCCGAGACCCCCGCTCCGCCCGGTAAGATTGAGTCGTTTAGGGGGAGGAGATGTCCGAGATACTTAG